The Pseudomonas azotoformans genome has a segment encoding these proteins:
- a CDS encoding TerC family protein has translation MEWLTNPEIWIAFFTLTALEIVLGIDNIIMISILVSRMPKHMQARTRIFGLALAMVTRILLLLSITWVMQLTADLFVVFGQGISGRDLILFFGGLFLLWKSSQEMYHALEGEDETHEEPGGKGGKFIYTIVQIAIIDIVFSLDSVITAVGMVSHVPVMVAAIVVAVLVMMLAAGTISEFIDKHPSLKMLALSFLLVVGTVLIAESFDVHVPKGYVYFAMAFSLAVEAVNIKMRTAIAKKKKQQDPVKLRKDIPGQ, from the coding sequence ATGGAATGGCTGACCAATCCGGAGATCTGGATTGCCTTCTTCACCCTGACGGCCCTCGAGATCGTCCTGGGCATCGATAACATCATCATGATTTCGATCCTGGTCAGCCGCATGCCCAAGCATATGCAGGCGCGCACCCGGATCTTCGGCCTGGCGCTGGCCATGGTCACGCGCATCCTGTTGCTGCTGTCGATCACCTGGGTAATGCAACTGACCGCCGACCTGTTCGTGGTCTTCGGCCAGGGCATTTCCGGTCGCGACCTGATCCTGTTCTTCGGTGGCCTGTTCCTGCTGTGGAAAAGCTCCCAGGAGATGTACCACGCGCTGGAAGGTGAAGACGAAACCCACGAAGAGCCAGGCGGCAAGGGTGGCAAGTTCATCTACACCATCGTGCAGATCGCCATCATCGACATCGTGTTCTCCCTGGACTCGGTGATCACTGCCGTCGGCATGGTGTCCCATGTCCCGGTCATGGTCGCGGCGATTGTCGTGGCGGTATTGGTGATGATGCTGGCAGCCGGCACCATCAGCGAATTCATCGACAAGCACCCGTCGCTGAAGATGCTGGCGCTGTCGTTCCTGCTGGTGGTGGGTACCGTGCTGATCGCCGAATCCTTCGATGTGCACGTGCCAAAAGGCTACGTCTACTTCGCCATGGCGTTCTCGCTGGCGGTGGAAGCGGTGAACATCAAGATGCGCACCGCCATCGCGAAAAAGAAAAAACAGCAGGACCCGGTGAAACTGCGCAAAGACATTCCGGGTCAATAA
- a CDS encoding DUF5924 family protein: MQNLTRLITRVLELMKRYPGVIALGGFISGVCSFILVDRQQGMASWIAVIMLVSWLWLMLENSFTQLFTKVFKREIPEPLLRYATQMIHQESLFFVLPFFFITTAWNSGQSVFTGLLGAAALVSIVDPLYYKWLAPKRSLFLALHTFTLFAALLTALPIILHLTTAESYKLALGVAMALSIPSLAVSMPLRSVKGWAMLLGVTAAIGCAGWFLRSWVPPATLWMTEVAISTQLQDRTPGDDLKEVTAAQLRSGGLYAYTAINAPRGLDERIYHVWQFNGKEVDRIALDIHGGRKEGYRAWTHKQNFPGDAVGRWQVRVLTEDGQVIGVLRFKVTDSAQTDNPK; the protein is encoded by the coding sequence ATGCAAAACCTGACCCGCTTGATCACCCGCGTCCTCGAACTGATGAAGCGTTACCCAGGGGTGATTGCACTCGGCGGCTTCATCTCGGGTGTGTGCAGTTTCATCCTGGTTGACCGCCAGCAGGGCATGGCCAGTTGGATCGCGGTGATCATGCTGGTGAGCTGGCTGTGGCTGATGCTGGAAAACAGCTTCACCCAACTGTTCACCAAGGTTTTCAAGCGGGAGATTCCCGAACCGTTGCTGCGCTATGCGACCCAGATGATCCACCAGGAAAGCCTGTTCTTCGTGTTGCCGTTCTTTTTCATCACCACGGCATGGAACAGCGGCCAGTCGGTGTTCACCGGCCTGCTCGGCGCGGCGGCGCTGGTGTCGATCGTCGACCCGCTGTACTACAAATGGCTGGCGCCCAAACGTTCACTGTTCCTTGCGCTGCACACCTTCACACTGTTCGCCGCGCTGCTCACCGCGCTGCCGATCATCCTGCACCTGACCACGGCCGAGAGTTACAAGCTGGCCCTCGGCGTGGCCATGGCGTTGTCGATTCCGAGCTTGGCCGTGAGTATGCCGCTGCGCAGTGTCAAAGGCTGGGCGATGTTACTCGGGGTCACGGCCGCCATTGGGTGCGCCGGGTGGTTCCTGCGCAGTTGGGTGCCGCCGGCCACTTTGTGGATGACCGAAGTCGCGATCAGCACACAACTGCAAGACCGCACGCCGGGCGACGACCTCAAGGAAGTCACCGCCGCCCAACTGCGCAGCGGCGGGCTGTACGCCTACACCGCGATCAACGCGCCGCGCGGGTTGGATGAGCGCATTTACCATGTGTGGCAATTCAACGGCAAAGAAGTCGACCGTATCGCCCTGGACATTCATGGCGGACGCAAAGAGGGCTACCGCGCCTGGACCCACAAGCAGAACTTCCCTGGTGATGCCGTAGGCCGCTGGCAGGTACGCGTACTGACCGAAGACGGGCAGGTGATCGGCGTGCTGCGCTTCAAAGTGACCGACTCAGCACAAACGGACAACCCAAAGTAG
- a CDS encoding ABC transporter permease: MTPPTTAGAAHLDTSTTPPQLRITGDWTLAHYANLKKLSDKLDGQYDAGARIDLNGLGALDTAGASLLVELLGPSRIEQSAEQTDCSLSAADRALLKTVYRALNDFCVPEKAPEEAAGIQVLARIGRAVDTVWQDTQKLLGFIGLILETFARGIFRPKRWRVTPMVAHLEQVGLDAAPIVALLTFLVGAVVAFLGATVLKSFGATIFTVDLVAFSFLREFGVLLTAILIAGRTASAFTAQIGSMKANEEIDAIRTLGLDPMELLVLPRVLALLVALPMLTFLAMLSGIVGGGVVCAVALDISPAMFLSLLQSDIGVQHFLVGMVKAPVFAFLIAAIGCLEGFKVSGSAESVGAHTTSSVVQSIFVVIVLDAVAALFFMEMGW; this comes from the coding sequence ATGACCCCCCCTACGACGGCCGGTGCAGCCCACCTCGACACGTCCACCACCCCGCCACAGCTGAGGATTACGGGGGACTGGACGCTGGCCCACTATGCCAACCTGAAGAAGCTGTCGGACAAGCTCGACGGCCAATACGACGCTGGCGCACGCATCGACCTCAACGGCCTCGGTGCCCTGGATACCGCCGGCGCCTCGCTGCTGGTGGAGTTGCTGGGGCCGAGCCGCATTGAGCAATCCGCCGAACAGACCGATTGCAGCCTGTCGGCCGCCGACCGCGCCCTGCTCAAGACCGTCTACCGCGCCCTGAATGATTTTTGCGTGCCGGAAAAAGCCCCGGAAGAAGCGGCGGGCATTCAGGTGCTGGCGCGCATCGGCCGGGCAGTGGATACCGTCTGGCAGGACACCCAGAAACTGCTGGGCTTTATCGGCCTGATTCTCGAAACCTTTGCACGTGGCATTTTCCGCCCCAAACGCTGGCGCGTGACGCCGATGGTTGCGCACCTTGAACAGGTCGGTCTGGATGCCGCGCCAATCGTGGCTTTGCTGACCTTCCTGGTCGGTGCAGTGGTGGCCTTTCTGGGGGCCACGGTGCTCAAAAGCTTCGGCGCGACGATCTTCACGGTGGACCTGGTGGCGTTCTCTTTCCTGCGGGAATTCGGCGTCTTGCTGACCGCCATCCTGATCGCCGGCCGCACCGCCAGCGCCTTTACCGCGCAGATAGGCTCGATGAAGGCCAACGAAGAAATCGACGCGATCCGCACCCTGGGCCTGGACCCGATGGAATTGCTGGTGCTGCCTCGCGTGCTGGCATTGCTGGTGGCGCTGCCGATGCTGACCTTCCTGGCGATGCTCTCGGGCATCGTCGGCGGCGGCGTGGTCTGCGCCGTGGCGCTGGATATTTCACCGGCAATGTTCCTCTCGCTGCTGCAATCGGACATTGGCGTGCAGCATTTTCTGGTGGGCATGGTGAAGGCGCCGGTTTTTGCGTTCCTGATCGCCGCCATTGGCTGCCTGGAGGGTTTCAAGGTCAGCGGCAGTGCCGAGTCGGTCGGCGCCCACACCACCTCCAGCGTGGTGCAATCGATCTTTGTGGTGATCGTGCTGGATGCGGTCGCCGCGTTGTTCTTCATGGAGATGGGCTGGTGA
- a CDS encoding Na/Pi cotransporter family protein: MLTLLNLLSAVTLLIWGTHIVRTGILRVYGSNLRQVIGQNMSKRWLAFIAGILVTAMVQSSNATAMLVTSFVGQGLMGLMPALATMLGADVGTALMARVLTFDLSWLSPLLIFLGVIFFLSRKQTRAGQLGRVGIGLGLIILALQLIVEAAGPITHAQGVKVLFASLTGDILLDALVGALFAMISYSSLAAVLLTATLAGAGVIGLHVAIGLVIGANIGSGVLAFLSTSMQNAAGRQVALGSLLYKLIGLLLIIPVLDPLVLWMDGLDYSAQGMVITFHLLYNVSRCLILLPTIGPMAKLCAWLLPEREEVNGKAKPRHLDLTALSTPSLALANAARETLRLGDLIDNMLTAMQEVLRGKQTAITQEIRSLSDDVESLYSAIKLYLAQMPREDLSEQDSRRWAEIIELSINLKLAGDLIERMLRKVQQQKTSQRRQFSEVGLEELTGLHSQLIANLRLGLSVFLSADPESARQLLREKRRFRAQERRLAHAHVSRLQRKIVQSLETSSLHLELIADMKRLNSLFCSSAYVVLETSDTGALSAEDIADITHSP; the protein is encoded by the coding sequence ATGCTGACCTTGCTCAATCTGCTTTCCGCCGTGACCCTGCTGATCTGGGGCACGCACATCGTCCGTACCGGCATCCTGCGGGTCTACGGTTCCAACCTGCGCCAAGTCATCGGGCAGAACATGTCCAAGCGCTGGCTGGCGTTTATCGCCGGTATCCTGGTAACGGCCATGGTGCAGAGCAGCAACGCCACGGCGATGCTGGTGACCTCCTTTGTCGGCCAGGGCCTGATGGGGCTGATGCCCGCCCTGGCGACCATGCTCGGCGCCGATGTCGGTACGGCATTGATGGCGCGGGTGCTGACGTTCGATTTGTCCTGGCTGTCGCCGCTGCTGATTTTTCTCGGGGTGATTTTCTTCCTGTCGCGCAAACAAACGCGGGCAGGGCAGCTGGGCCGCGTGGGAATCGGCCTCGGCTTGATCATTCTTGCGCTGCAACTGATCGTCGAAGCCGCCGGGCCGATCACCCATGCCCAAGGCGTGAAAGTGTTGTTCGCATCGTTGACCGGCGACATCTTGCTCGACGCCCTGGTCGGCGCCTTGTTCGCGATGATTTCCTACTCCAGCCTGGCCGCTGTCCTACTGACCGCGACTCTGGCCGGCGCAGGCGTGATCGGCTTGCATGTCGCAATCGGCCTGGTGATCGGCGCCAACATCGGCAGCGGCGTACTGGCCTTCCTCAGCACCAGCATGCAGAACGCGGCCGGGCGCCAGGTCGCGCTGGGCAGCCTGTTGTACAAATTGATCGGCCTGTTGCTGATCATTCCTGTGCTGGACCCGCTGGTGCTGTGGATGGATGGCCTGGACTACAGCGCTCAAGGCATGGTCATCACCTTCCACCTGCTCTACAACGTCAGCCGTTGCCTGATCCTGTTGCCCACCATCGGCCCGATGGCAAAACTATGCGCCTGGCTGCTGCCCGAGCGTGAAGAGGTCAACGGCAAAGCCAAGCCGCGCCATCTGGACCTGACGGCACTCAGCACCCCAAGCCTGGCCCTGGCCAACGCCGCCCGTGAAACCCTGCGCCTGGGCGACCTGATCGACAACATGCTCACCGCCATGCAGGAAGTGCTACGCGGCAAACAGACCGCCATCACCCAGGAAATCCGCAGCCTCAGTGATGATGTCGAATCGCTGTACAGCGCGATCAAGCTCTACCTGGCGCAAATGCCCCGCGAAGACCTCAGTGAACAGGACAGCCGCCGCTGGGCCGAAATCATCGAGCTGTCGATCAACCTGAAACTGGCCGGCGACCTGATCGAACGCATGCTGCGCAAAGTTCAGCAGCAGAAAACTTCCCAGCGTCGCCAATTCTCCGAAGTGGGCCTGGAAGAACTCACCGGCCTGCACAGCCAGTTGATCGCCAACCTGCGCCTGGGCCTGTCAGTGTTCCTTAGCGCCGACCCGGAAAGCGCCCGCCAATTGCTGCGCGAAAAACGCCGCTTCCGCGCCCAGGAACGGCGCCTGGCCCACGCCCACGTGAGTCGCCTGCAGCGAAAAATTGTACAGAGCCTGGAGACCAGCTCCCTACACTTGGAGCTGATTGCGGACATGAAACGCCTCAACTCGTTGTTTTGCAGCAGTGCTTATGTAGTGTTGGAAACGTCCGACACCGGCGCGCTCTCCGCCGAAGATATTGCCGACATCACACATTCGCCCTGA
- a CDS encoding CitMHS family transporter → MLTFLGFAMVITFMFLIMTKRLSALIALIIVPILFALFGGFAPEIGPMMLAGITKLAPTGVMLMFAILYFALMIDSGLFDPAVRKILKMVKGDPLKVSVGTAVLALVVSLDGDGATTYMICVAAMLPLYQRIGMSPRIMAGLIILAGGVMNMTPWGGPTARAASALHVDPSDIFVPMIPAMAAGVVAILVIAYMYGLRERARLGELHLQGDEIDHSEISVSQFPDARRPKLIWFNGALTFALMCTLIAGLLPLPVLFMVAFSIAMIVNYPCLQMQKDRVAAHSGSVLAVVGLIFAAGIFTGILSGTGMVDAMSKSLLAVIPEALGPYLAVITALVSMPFTFFMSNDAFYYGVLPVLAEAASHYGITAAEMGRASIVGQPVHLLSPLVPSTYLLVALAGIEFGDHQRFTLKWAVLVCLCIMVAALLMGIIPLFSTL, encoded by the coding sequence ATGCTGACTTTCCTTGGCTTTGCCATGGTCATCACGTTCATGTTCCTGATCATGACCAAGCGCCTGTCCGCGCTGATCGCCCTGATCATCGTGCCGATCCTGTTCGCGCTGTTCGGCGGTTTCGCGCCGGAGATCGGCCCGATGATGCTCGCGGGCATCACCAAGCTCGCGCCGACCGGCGTGATGCTGATGTTCGCCATTCTCTACTTTGCCCTGATGATCGACTCCGGCCTGTTCGACCCGGCCGTGCGCAAGATCCTCAAGATGGTCAAGGGCGACCCGCTGAAAGTCTCGGTCGGCACCGCGGTGCTGGCCCTGGTCGTGTCCCTCGACGGTGACGGCGCCACCACCTACATGATCTGCGTGGCCGCCATGCTGCCGCTGTACCAGCGCATCGGCATGAGCCCGCGGATCATGGCCGGCCTGATCATCCTCGCCGGCGGCGTGATGAACATGACGCCTTGGGGCGGCCCGACCGCCCGTGCCGCGAGTGCGCTGCATGTGGACCCATCGGACATTTTCGTACCGATGATCCCGGCCATGGCCGCCGGCGTCGTCGCCATCCTGGTGATCGCCTACATGTACGGCCTGCGCGAACGTGCACGCCTGGGTGAATTGCACCTGCAAGGCGACGAGATCGACCACAGCGAAATCAGCGTGTCGCAATTCCCGGACGCCCGACGTCCGAAGCTGATCTGGTTCAACGGCGCCCTGACCTTTGCCCTGATGTGCACACTGATTGCGGGCCTGTTGCCACTGCCGGTGCTGTTCATGGTGGCGTTCAGTATCGCGATGATCGTCAACTACCCATGCCTGCAGATGCAAAAAGACCGCGTCGCCGCCCACTCCGGCAGCGTACTGGCGGTGGTAGGGCTGATCTTCGCGGCCGGTATCTTCACCGGCATCCTGTCGGGCACCGGCATGGTCGATGCCATGTCCAAGAGCCTGCTAGCCGTCATCCCTGAGGCGCTGGGCCCGTACCTGGCGGTGATCACCGCGCTGGTGAGCATGCCGTTTACATTCTTCATGTCCAACGATGCGTTCTACTATGGCGTACTGCCCGTACTCGCCGAAGCCGCCAGCCACTACGGCATCACGGCTGCAGAAATGGGCCGTGCGTCGATCGTCGGTCAACCGGTGCACTTGTTGAGTCCGCTGGTACCCTCGACCTACCTGCTGGTCGCTTTGGCCGGTATCGAGTTTGGCGATCACCAGCGCTTTACCCTCAAGTGGGCAGTACTGGTGTGCCTGTGCATAATGGTCGCCGCTTTGCTGATGGGGATTATTCCGCTGTTCAGCACTCTATAA
- a CDS encoding MlaD family protein has protein sequence METRAHHVMIGLFSVIVVVGAMLFGLWLAKSSVDSAFQDYEVIFNEAVSGLSQGSSVQYSGIKVGDVISLSLDPKDPRRVLARIRLAGQTPIKEDTQAKLALTGITGTSIIQLSGGTPQSPELKGKDGNLPQIIASPSPIARLLNNSNDLMTSINLLLHNANHMFSRENVERLSNTLDNLQQTTGAIADQRGDIKVVMQQLMQVSKQASAALEQTTVLMRNANGLLNEQGKQAFGSAEQAMKSLEQSTATINTLLTNNKDSVNSGMQGLNELAPAVRELRETLGSLRAISRRLEANPSGYLLGSDKNKEFTP, from the coding sequence ATGGAAACCCGAGCCCATCATGTGATGATCGGTCTGTTCAGCGTGATCGTGGTGGTCGGCGCGATGCTGTTCGGCCTGTGGCTGGCCAAGTCCAGCGTCGACAGCGCCTTCCAGGACTACGAAGTGATCTTCAACGAGGCGGTCAGCGGCCTGTCCCAGGGCAGTTCAGTGCAGTACAGCGGGATCAAGGTGGGCGATGTCATCAGCCTGAGCCTGGACCCCAAGGATCCGCGCCGCGTGCTGGCACGTATCCGCCTGGCCGGGCAGACGCCGATCAAGGAAGACACCCAGGCCAAGCTGGCCCTGACCGGCATCACCGGTACCTCGATCATCCAGCTCAGTGGCGGCACCCCGCAGAGTCCCGAGCTCAAGGGCAAAGACGGTAACCTGCCACAGATCATCGCCTCACCATCGCCCATCGCGCGCCTGCTGAACAACAGCAACGACCTGATGACCAGCATCAACCTGTTGCTGCACAACGCCAACCACATGTTCTCCCGCGAGAACGTCGAACGCCTGAGCAATACGTTGGACAACCTGCAACAAACCACCGGTGCCATCGCCGACCAGCGCGGCGATATCAAGGTGGTGATGCAGCAACTGATGCAGGTGAGCAAACAGGCGAGCGCCGCCCTGGAGCAGACCACCGTGCTGATGCGCAACGCCAACGGCTTGCTCAACGAACAGGGCAAGCAGGCCTTCGGCAGTGCCGAGCAGGCCATGAAATCCCTTGAACAAAGCACCGCGACCATCAACACCTTGTTGACCAACAACAAGGACTCGGTGAACAGCGGCATGCAAGGCCTCAACGAACTGGCGCCGGCCGTGCGCGAACTGCGCGAAACCCTCGGTTCGCTACGCGCCATCTCCCGCCGCCTGGAAGCCAACCCCAGCGGTTACCTGCTGGGCAGCGACAAGAACAAGGAGTTCACGCCATGA
- a CDS encoding ABC-type transport auxiliary lipoprotein family protein: MKRAYQMIAPVALALVSACSILPKADPSDVYRLASAQTTNQAAPVSWSLRVNKPQTSEFLDSPRIAVVPNGDLISSYANSRWSDPSPVLLRNRFMDGFQRDGRVTLLSTDDTNLQSDYELGGQLQAFQSEYHGSAVEVVIRLDARLVRGRDQRIVASRRFEVHQPVSDTKVPAVVAGFGQAGDQLNKQVVDWVVQQGNSAAKR; the protein is encoded by the coding sequence ATGAAGCGTGCTTACCAAATGATCGCCCCGGTGGCCCTGGCACTGGTGAGCGCGTGCTCGATCCTGCCCAAGGCCGACCCGTCGGATGTGTATCGCCTGGCCTCGGCACAGACCACCAACCAGGCCGCACCGGTCAGCTGGTCACTGCGCGTGAACAAGCCACAGACCAGCGAATTTCTCGACAGCCCGCGCATTGCCGTGGTGCCCAATGGCGACCTGATCAGCAGTTATGCCAATTCGCGTTGGAGCGACCCGTCGCCGGTGCTGCTGCGCAACCGCTTCATGGATGGCTTCCAGCGCGATGGCCGGGTGACGCTGCTGAGCACCGACGATACCAATCTGCAGTCCGACTATGAGCTGGGCGGGCAACTGCAGGCATTCCAGAGTGAATACCATGGCAGTGCGGTGGAGGTAGTGATTCGCCTGGATGCGCGGTTGGTGCGGGGGCGTGATCAGCGGATTGTTGCCAGCCGGCGGTTTGAAGTGCATCAGCCGGTCAGTGACACCAAGGTACCGGCGGTAGTGGCCGGGTTTGGGCAGGCGGGGGATCAGTTGAATAAACAGGTGGTGGATTGGGTGGTACAGCAAGGCAATAGTGCTGCGAAACGCTGA
- a CDS encoding M16 family metallopeptidase, producing the protein MRRLLFACLLMGAAHTFAFDRLQVEGYTLPNGLQLLLKPGTERGHVAIRLVVGVGLDDFSCEDKELPHLLEHLLFSGIDGGGEGELEDRMQALGGEWNAYTSNADTTFVIEAPAQNQRKVLDLLLAIITRTELTDANIDAAKRVVEREDGGHYSHLQRLLDRQDLGHTASNQLAVELGLKCAERAEVDHLTRDQLESLRKNWYAPNNMTLIIVGDLDKLLPAYLERTYGQLDPVEPTEHPALPEIQHAAAAHRELIHGWVGDSAKLHWLFPEPVLDDGHDETYDLLKDYLDWALYRQLRLKHGLSYGPWSEREVLGGVGFLSLNADLERENLPNAEQVLQDLRAQLLKDGLDPAVFARLQQAAVARQAWAVQGNSALADYYWSASGDYNNGHFSDPVKRIKAVSLDQTNQAMRQVFNQPGYWRIEKPLLSYDLLSWIGAGLLGLIAIVLIGVRRYRKRIA; encoded by the coding sequence ATGCGTCGCCTGTTGTTCGCCTGCCTGCTCATGGGTGCTGCCCATACCTTCGCCTTTGACCGCCTGCAAGTCGAGGGCTACACCTTGCCCAATGGCCTGCAATTGCTGCTCAAACCGGGCACCGAACGCGGGCATGTGGCGATCCGCCTGGTGGTGGGCGTGGGCCTGGACGACTTCAGTTGCGAGGACAAAGAGCTGCCGCACCTGCTGGAACACTTGCTGTTCAGTGGCATTGACGGCGGTGGAGAAGGTGAACTGGAAGACCGCATGCAGGCGCTGGGCGGCGAGTGGAACGCCTATACCAGCAACGCCGACACCACCTTCGTGATCGAAGCGCCCGCGCAAAACCAGCGCAAGGTGCTGGACCTGCTGCTGGCGATCATCACCCGCACCGAACTGACCGACGCCAATATCGACGCGGCCAAGCGAGTGGTGGAGCGCGAAGACGGCGGCCATTACTCACACCTGCAACGCCTGCTGGACCGCCAGGACCTGGGCCACACCGCCAGTAATCAACTGGCCGTCGAACTGGGCCTCAAATGCGCCGAACGCGCCGAGGTCGACCATCTGACCCGCGACCAGTTGGAGAGCCTGCGCAAAAACTGGTACGCGCCCAACAACATGACTTTGATCATCGTCGGTGACCTCGACAAACTGCTGCCGGCCTATCTGGAACGCACCTATGGCCAGCTCGACCCGGTCGAACCCACGGAACACCCGGCACTCCCGGAAATCCAGCATGCCGCCGCCGCCCACCGCGAACTGATCCACGGCTGGGTCGGCGATAGCGCCAAACTGCACTGGTTGTTCCCTGAACCTGTGCTGGACGACGGCCATGACGAAACCTACGACCTGCTCAAGGACTACCTCGACTGGGCGCTGTACCGTCAACTGCGCCTCAAGCACGGTTTGTCCTACGGCCCTTGGAGCGAACGCGAAGTGCTTGGCGGCGTCGGGTTCCTCAGCCTGAATGCCGACCTTGAGCGGGAAAACCTCCCCAACGCCGAACAGGTCCTCCAGGACCTCAGGGCGCAGTTGCTCAAAGACGGTCTCGACCCGGCGGTGTTCGCCCGCCTGCAACAGGCCGCCGTCGCCCGCCAGGCCTGGGCCGTGCAGGGCAACAGCGCATTGGCCGACTATTACTGGAGCGCTTCCGGTGACTACAACAACGGGCATTTCAGCGACCCGGTCAAACGCATCAAGGCCGTGAGCCTGGACCAGACCAACCAGGCCATGCGCCAAGTGTTCAATCAACCCGGTTACTGGCGCATCGAGAAACCGCTGCTCAGTTACGACCTGCTCAGTTGGATCGGCGCCGGTCTACTCGGTCTGATTGCCATTGTGTTGATCGGCGTGCGGCGTTATCGCAAACGGATCGCGTAA
- a CDS encoding ABC transporter ATP-binding protein, which produces MSRQHRAPAEAVIEVRGLCNRFGSQSVHENLDLDLYKGEILAVVGGSGSGKSVLLRSIVGLRRPSEGEVRVFGKNLPSLPEHERSLVERRFGVLFQKGALFSSLTVTENVALPLIEHAGLSRRDAEHLAAVKLALAGLPLSAADKYPASLSGGMIKRAALARALALDPDILFLDEPTAGLDPIGAAQFDQLILTLRDALDLSVFLVTHDLDTLYTITDRVAVLAQKKVLVADAIDIVSETDDAWIHEYFHGPRGRAALDAAQSLNEV; this is translated from the coding sequence GTGAGTCGTCAACACCGAGCGCCCGCCGAGGCGGTGATTGAAGTGCGCGGCCTGTGCAATCGCTTTGGCAGCCAGAGCGTGCACGAGAACCTCGACCTGGACTTGTACAAAGGCGAGATCCTCGCAGTGGTCGGCGGCTCCGGCAGCGGCAAGTCGGTGCTGCTGCGCAGCATCGTCGGCCTGCGCCGGCCCAGCGAAGGTGAGGTGCGGGTGTTCGGCAAAAACCTGCCGAGCCTGCCGGAACATGAGCGCTCCCTGGTGGAACGGCGCTTCGGCGTGCTGTTCCAGAAGGGCGCGCTGTTTTCTTCGCTGACCGTGACCGAGAACGTTGCACTGCCGTTGATTGAACACGCCGGCCTCAGCCGCCGCGACGCCGAGCATCTGGCCGCCGTGAAACTGGCCCTGGCCGGGCTGCCGCTGTCTGCGGCCGACAAGTACCCGGCGTCACTGTCCGGCGGCATGATCAAGCGCGCCGCCCTGGCCCGCGCGTTGGCGTTGGACCCGGACATTCTGTTCCTCGACGAACCCACCGCTGGCCTCGACCCGATTGGCGCGGCGCAATTCGACCAACTGATCCTGACTCTGCGCGATGCGCTGGACTTGAGTGTGTTCCTGGTCACCCACGACCTGGACACGCTGTACACCATCACCGACCGCGTGGCGGTGCTGGCTCAGAAGAAAGTGCTGGTGGCCGATGCCATTGATATCGTCTCGGAAACGGACGATGCATGGATCCACGAATATTTCCACGGCCCCCGTGGCCGCGCGGCATTGGATGCCGCTCAATCGCTTAACGAGGTATGA